Proteins from one Pygocentrus nattereri isolate fPygNat1 chromosome 16, fPygNat1.pri, whole genome shotgun sequence genomic window:
- the znf346 gene encoding zinc finger protein 346 — MAHGGANGDFPYLPSGAAEVNRMIQEHSDLFSDSQCKVCSAILISESQKLAHYQSKKHASKVRRYMSTHKDEEPFAKRFKSSSDEAVSDVGQGDKYKACHVCNMTFSSAVVAESHYQGKVHAKNLRLKNFGPQTPALPQPKAKVNKEDVQTTGGQGPAAEDPNRFCSICQASFNNPLMAQQHYVGKKHKKHLTKQKLMETYGPSTAPASTLKGYPCTVCNIELNSVEQYQAHISGSKHKNQVKLKRGGNSFVGPSENHQSAYQYGSNDEDPAQKDWGSFNQDYE, encoded by the exons ATGGCGCACGGAGGAGCGAATGGAGATTTTCCATATTTACCTTCAGGGGCAGCAGAAG TTAACCGAATGATCCAGGAACACAGCGACCTGTTTTCAGACTCGCAGTGTAAAGTGTGCAGCGCTATCCTCATTTCAGAGTCTCAGAAACTTGCTCACTACCAG AGCAAGAAACATGCAAGTAAAGTACGCCGGTACATGTCAACCCACAAagatgaagaaccatttgctaAAAGATTTAAATCTTCATCAGATGAAGCT gTAAGTGATGTAGGTCAAGGGGACAAATATAAAGCTTGCCATGTGTGCAACATGACATTTTCCTCAGCAGTGGTGGCAGAATCTCACTATCAAGGCAAAGTGCatgccaaaaatcttagattaAAAAACTTTGGTCCACAGACACCAG CATTACCTCAGCCTAAGGCTAAGGTTAACAAGGAGGATGTGCAGACTACAGGAGGGCAGGGCCCTGCTGCGGAAGACCCCAACCGTTTCTGCTCCATCTGCCAGGCTTCTTTCAACAACCCACTCATGGCTCAACAGCACTATGTTGGCAAGAAGCATAAAAAACATTTGACCAAGCAGAAACTGATGGAGACCTATGGACCCTCCACCGCACCAG CCTCTACACTAAAGGGCTATCCATGCACTGTGTGCAATATTGAGCTCAATTCAGTGGAACAGTACCAGGCTCATATCAGCGGCTCCAAACACAAGAACCA AGTTAAGCTTAAGAGAGGTGGCAACTCATTTGTTGGTCCCTCAGAGAACCACCAGTCAGCCTACCAGTATGGCTCTAACGACGAGGACCCAGCCCAGAAGGACTGGGGCAGCTTCAACCAGGACTATGAGTGA
- the fgfr4 gene encoding fibroblast growth factor receptor 4 produces MQDTDYLSKMLSIYKIAFSLCLAELALSRSVAPELRSKDPRVSQPTFQPGFPENTTVMVGGQAMLVCKVHRPATTRLQWFKKENDGLRHDGSPLLKALTPLQKSISKVNILPLVNVSLEDAGEYICMAENSAGQATRSVWVEVLSETLHSQSMAVPEAPTEVSEELNEETSEHLLLEPGDVLKLRCDTNRPGALHWFKGDVRLQHSSRIQIRAGVMEIADVTYEDSGVYVCMLRGTREALRNFTITVADALGSGDDDEDNGLEDPSTETENDQVYFSRAPYWTHIHRMEKKLYAVPAGNTVKFRCPATGSPLPTIRWLKNGREFRGEHRIGGIKLRHQHWSLVMESVVPSDRGNYTCVVENKYGSIAHSYLLDVLERSPHRPILQAGLPTNTTAIVGGDAQFLCKVYSDAQPHIQWLKHIELNGSRYGPDGTPYVKVVKTGSLNMSEVEVLYLTNITLEDAGEYTCLAGNSIGFSYQSAWLTVLSEEEVAKEMDLMETKYTDIIIYASGFLALVMAIVIVVLCRMQVHTTREPFDALPVQKLSKFPLRRQYSVESNSSGKSSASLMRVARLSSSCSPMLAGVLEIELPYDPDWEFPRENLTLGKPLGEGCFGQVVRAEAYGINKDNPDQATTVAVKMLKDDATDKDLADLISEMELMKGMDKHKNIINLLGVCTQDGPLYVLVEYASKGSLREYLRARRPPGMDYTFDVTKVPEEQLTFKDLISCAYQVARGMEYLASKRCIHRDLAARNVLVTEDNVMKIADFGLARGVHQIDYYKKTTNGRLPVKWMAPEALFDRVYTHQSDVWSFGVLMWEIFTLGGSPYPGIPVEELFKLLKEGHRMDKPSNCTHELYMKMRECWHAVPTQRPTFKQLVEELDRVLLSISDEYLDLSTPFEQYSPSCEDTSSSCCSDNDSVFTHDALSTDPCLLGYHDVRSRIDLKTTLR; encoded by the exons ATCCTCGAGTATCTCAGCCCACTTTTCAGCCAGGCTTCCCCGAGAACACCACAGTAATGGTTGGAGGGCAGGCAATGCTAGTGTGCAAAGTCCACCGGCCAGCCACAACACGCCTCCAGTGGTTCAAGAAGGAGAACGATGGCCTGAGGCATGATGGATCACCGCTTCTTAAGGCTCTGACT CCTCTTCAAAAGAGCATCTCCAAAGTCAACATTCTTCCTCTAGTGAATGTCTCCTTGGAAGATGCAGGAGAGTATATATGCATGGCAGAGAACTCTGCTGGACAAGCTACTCGTTCAGTTTGGGTGGAAGTCTTATCAG aaacGCTTCATTCTCAGTCCATGGCCGTGCCTGAGGCACCAACAG AAGTTTCTGAGGAGCTGAATGAAGAGACATCAGAACACCTCCTCCTAGAGCCTGGTGATGTGCTGAAACTGCGTTGCGACACAAATCGTCCCGGAGCTCTTCACTGGTTCAAAGGAGATGTGCGGTTGCAGCATAGCTCTCGCATCCAGATTAGAGCGGGAGTCATGGAGATTGCAGATGTAACATATGAGGACTCaggggtgtatgtgtgtatgctgCGTGGAACCAGAGAAGCTCTGCGCAACTTCACCATCACAGTAGCAG ATGCACTGGGATCCggagatgatgatgaagacaaTGGTCTAGAAGATCCTTCTACAGAGACCGAAAATGACCAAGTCTACTTCTCCAGAG cgCCATACTGGACCCATATTCACCGAATGGAGAAAAAACTTTATGCTGTCCCAGCTGGAAACACAGTTAAGTTTCGCTGCCCAGCTACAGGAAGCCCTCTGCCCACAATCCGCTGGCTGAAAAATGGAAGAGAATTCAGGGGAGAGCACAGGATTGGAGGGATCAAG CTACGACATCAGCACTGGAGTCTGGTCATGGAAAGTGTGGTGCCCTCAGACCGTGGGAACTACACTTGTGTGGTGGAGAACAAATACGGCTCCATTGCTCATAGCTACCTCCTGGACGTTCTGG AGCGCTCTCCTCACAGGCCCATTCTGCAAGCTGGTCTGCCAACCAACACTACAGCAATAGTAGGAGGAGATGCCCAGTTCCTCTGTAAGGTCTACAGTGATGCCCAGCCACACATCCAGTGGCTAAAGCACATTGAGTTGAATGGTAGTCGTTACGGGCCTGATGGCACACCCTACGTGAAAGTTGTCAAG ACAGGCAGCTTAAACATGTCTGAAGTGGAGGTTCTGTATCTGACAAATATCACATTGGAAGATGCTGGAGAGTACACCTGCTTAGCTGGAAACTCTATTGGTTTCTCTTACCAGTCTGCATGGCTCACTGTCTTATCAG AGGAAGAGGTGGCCAAAGAAATGGACCTCATGGAGACCAAATACACAGACATCATAATCTATGCCTCAGGCTTCCTTGCATTGGTGATGGCTATCGTGATTGTGGTCTTGTGCCGGATGCAGGTCCACACTACCCGAGAGCCCTTTGATGCTCTCCCTGTGCAGAAACTTTCCAAATTTCCTCTACGGAGACAG TACTCTGTGGAGTCCAACTCCTCTGGGAAGTCCAGTGCCTCTCTAATGAGGGTGGCTCGTCTTTCCTCCAGCTGCTCTCCAATGCTGGCTGGAGTCTTGGAGATTGAACTGCCCTATGATCCTGACTGGGAGTTTCCAAGAGAGAA TTTAACCCTGGGGAAACCTCTTGGTGAGGGCTGTTTCGGTCAGGTGGTGAGAGCAGAAGCTTATGGGATAAACAAAGATAATCCAGATCAAGCAACCACTGTAGCAGTCAAAATGCTTAAAG ATGATGCAACTGACAAAGACTTGGCTGACCTTATCTCAGAGATGGAGCTTATGAAGGGCATGGACAAGCACAAGAACATCATAAATCTCCTTGGTGTTTGCACTCAGGATG gtcCGCTGTATGTGCTGGTTGAGTATGCTTCTAAAGGAAGCTTGCGGGAGTATTTGCGAGCACGTCGTCCTCCTGGCATGGATTACACTTTTGATGTGACCAAAGTTCCCGAGGAACAGCTCACATTCAAGGACCTGATCTCTTGTGCCTACCAAGTGGCGCGAGGCATGGAGTACCTGGCCTCTAAAAGG TGCATTCACAGAGATTTAGCAGCAAGGAATGTTCTTGTCACAGAAGACAACGTCATGAAAATTGCAGATTTTGGCTTGGCAAGAGGAGTACATCAGATTGATTACTACAAGAAAACCACCAAT GGACGTCTGCCAGTGAAATGGATGGCACCAGAGGCCTTGTTTgacagagtctacacacaccAGAGCGACGT TTGGTCATTTGGGGTCTTGATGTGGGAGATTTTCACACTGGGAGGCTCACCATACCCTGGAATCCCAGTAGAGGAGCTCTTTAAACTGTTGAAGGAAGGTCATCGCATGGACAAACCCTCCAACTGCACACATGAGCT ctacATGAAGATGAGAGAATGCTGGCATGCAGTTCCAACGCAAAGGCCAACTTTTAAACAGCTGGTGGAAGAGCTTGACAGAGTGTTGCTATCCATTTCAGATGAA TATCTGGACCTGTCCACCCCTTTTGAACAGTATTCGCCATCTTGTGAGGACACTTCCAGCTCTTGCTGTTCAGACAATGATTCAGTGTTTACCCATGATGCTTTGTCCACCGATCCTTGCCTGCTTGGTTATCACGATGTGCGCTCACGGATAGACCTGAAGACAACATTACGATAG